The Lentzea guizhouensis genome contains a region encoding:
- a CDS encoding protoglobin domain-containing protein — MTSPEPVPGYTHDDPGLPPSPVTAADLELLLATVLFGPEDQAALRTAGEVLSGQIEQVLDVWYGFVGSHPHLVAYFSTSDGVPIADYLARVRARFARWIVDTCTRPYDERWLAYQQEIALRHTEPRKNQTDHADSVPHIPLRYLVAFIYPITATIRPFLAAGGHPEAEVDAMHQAWFKAVTLQVALWSQPYAGRAW, encoded by the coding sequence ATGACGTCTCCCGAACCCGTACCGGGCTACACCCACGACGACCCCGGCCTGCCGCCGTCCCCCGTCACCGCCGCAGATCTGGAGCTGTTGCTCGCGACCGTCCTCTTCGGACCTGAAGACCAGGCGGCGCTGCGCACGGCCGGTGAGGTCCTCAGTGGACAGATCGAGCAGGTCCTCGACGTCTGGTACGGCTTCGTCGGCTCGCACCCGCACCTCGTCGCGTACTTCTCCACCTCCGACGGCGTGCCGATCGCCGACTACCTGGCACGCGTGCGCGCCCGGTTCGCCCGCTGGATCGTCGACACCTGCACCCGCCCGTACGACGAGCGCTGGCTGGCCTACCAGCAGGAGATCGCCCTGCGGCATACCGAGCCGAGGAAGAACCAGACCGACCACGCCGACTCGGTGCCGCACATTCCGCTGCGCTACCTGGTCGCGTTCATCTACCCGATCACCGCGACCATCCGCCCGTTCCTCGCCGCCGGCGGCCACCCCGAGGCCGAGGTCGACGCCATGCACCAGGCCTGGTTCAAGGCCGTCACCCTGCAGGTCGCGTTGTGGTCGCAGCCCTACGCCGGACGTGCCTGGTGA
- a CDS encoding redoxin domain-containing protein — protein sequence MSLPLSPASGLLTPAPPWETAEWFNSEPLDLAQLHGRVVVLEAFQMLCPGCVSHALPQAVRLTRAFGDDLAVIGLHTVFEHHEAMTPVSLKAFLHEYRIPFPVGVDAVRSDHPAPVTFSRYRMQGTPTTVLIDRDGVLRGQKLGQVDDMALASAVTRLLDGAVPPAVRATDGAVPPAVCAIDGTCT from the coding sequence GTGAGCCTCCCGCTGTCCCCGGCCTCCGGCCTGCTGACGCCCGCGCCGCCCTGGGAGACGGCGGAGTGGTTCAACAGCGAACCGCTCGACCTCGCCCAGCTGCACGGCCGCGTGGTGGTGCTGGAGGCGTTCCAGATGCTCTGCCCCGGCTGCGTGTCGCACGCACTGCCGCAAGCCGTCCGGTTGACGAGGGCGTTCGGCGACGACCTGGCCGTCATCGGCCTGCACACCGTGTTCGAACACCACGAGGCCATGACCCCGGTGAGCCTCAAAGCGTTCCTGCACGAGTACCGCATCCCGTTCCCGGTCGGCGTCGACGCCGTGCGCAGCGACCACCCCGCACCGGTCACCTTCAGCCGCTACCGCATGCAGGGCACGCCCACCACGGTCCTCATCGACCGCGACGGCGTGCTGCGCGGCCAGAAACTCGGCCAGGTCGACGACATGGCGCTCGCCTCCGCGGTGACCCGCCTGCTCGACGGAGCCGTCCCACCCGCCGTCCGTGCCACTGACGGCGCCGTCCCACCCGCCGTCTGCGCCATCGACGGCACCTGCACCTGA
- a CDS encoding carboxymuconolactone decarboxylase family protein, whose translation MSRIELTNPDQITDERAETLAQIKGAFGVVPNMFRAVANSPAALQSMWAQFGALGSGKLGAKLGEMVAVAVADRNRCDYCLSAHTMLGKKAGATSEEMSAAQSGVSDDPRAAAVLTLAVALVDKRGQIEDADVQAARDAGLSQEEIVETVAHVALNVFTNYINVALDVPVDFTRVKLTR comes from the coding sequence ATGTCACGCATCGAACTCACCAACCCCGACCAGATCACCGACGAGCGCGCCGAGACCCTCGCCCAGATCAAGGGCGCCTTCGGCGTGGTCCCCAACATGTTCCGCGCCGTCGCCAACTCCCCGGCCGCCCTGCAGAGCATGTGGGCCCAGTTCGGCGCCCTCGGCAGCGGCAAGCTCGGCGCCAAGCTGGGCGAGATGGTCGCCGTGGCCGTCGCCGACCGCAACCGCTGCGACTACTGCCTGTCCGCGCACACCATGCTCGGCAAGAAGGCGGGCGCGACGAGCGAGGAGATGTCCGCCGCGCAGAGCGGCGTCTCCGACGACCCCCGTGCGGCCGCCGTGCTCACGCTGGCCGTCGCGCTGGTCGACAAGCGCGGGCAGATCGAGGACGCCGACGTGCAGGCGGCGCGCGATGCCGGGCTGAGCCAGGAGGAGATCGTGGAGACGGTGGCGCACGTGGCGTTGAACGTGTTCACCAACTACATCAACGTGGCGCTGGACGTGCCGGTGGACTTCACCCGCGTGAAGCTGACCCGCTGA